From a region of the Streptomyces sp. NBC_01454 genome:
- a CDS encoding CatB-related O-acetyltransferase: protein MSPDPTTVHPLSAHDRVVFLRPLVTSPKIVVGEYTYYDDPDGATGFEHRNVLYAYGPERLVFGKYCAIAAGTKFLMAGAEHPTMGASTFPFTMFGGRWAEQTLDIVTAMPSRGDTVVGNDVWFGHQVTVMPGVRIGDGAIVAAGSVVTTDVAPYTIVGGNPARPIRQRFADVDIQRLLRAAWWDWPAGLVTEHARTIMAGTPAQIESIANRHSQQRS from the coding sequence TTGTCTCCTGATCCGACCACCGTGCACCCTCTGTCCGCGCACGACCGCGTGGTGTTCCTCAGACCGTTGGTCACCTCACCGAAGATCGTCGTAGGCGAGTACACCTATTATGACGACCCCGACGGTGCGACAGGCTTTGAGCACCGCAACGTGCTCTACGCCTACGGGCCGGAGCGTTTGGTCTTCGGCAAGTACTGCGCCATCGCCGCAGGCACGAAGTTTCTGATGGCCGGCGCCGAGCATCCGACGATGGGCGCGTCCACGTTCCCGTTCACCATGTTCGGCGGCCGGTGGGCGGAACAGACCCTGGACATCGTCACCGCCATGCCGAGCCGCGGTGACACCGTCGTCGGCAATGACGTCTGGTTCGGCCACCAGGTGACCGTGATGCCCGGCGTGCGGATCGGAGATGGCGCCATCGTCGCGGCCGGGTCGGTGGTCACCACCGACGTTGCCCCCTACACGATTGTGGGCGGCAATCCGGCCCGGCCCATCCGGCAGCGCTTCGCCGATGTCGACATTCAGCGGCTCCTGCGCGCCGCATGGTGGGACTGGCCCGCCGGCCTGGTCACCGAACACGCCCGCACGATCATGGCCGGGACCCCGGCCCAGATCGAAAGCATCGCCAACCGGCACAGCCAGCAGCGCAGTTGA
- a CDS encoding Vgb family protein, producing MPVLVEEFAVTERSSGPYALVTGPDGALWVTLVHSGSIGRLVPGEEPTSHQLDPECGPTAITVGPDGALWFTEHRTHRIGRITLDGTITEFALPTAKCGPFGIATGPDGALWFTETAADRIGRITPDGRVAEFPLPATGAFPSAITAGADDGMWFTLNQANAIGRIGMDGAVTLHALPTESAAPVGIAAGHDGALWFTEIGAGQIGRITLDGLITEFPLPARTSRPHAITPGSDGNQWFTEWAGNRVGSITPDGMITVLDLPTAGSEPHGITLGPDGALWTALEIGALARISSPRTPAARRDLSARPA from the coding sequence ATGCCAGTGTTGGTCGAGGAGTTTGCTGTGACCGAGCGCAGCAGCGGTCCGTACGCGCTCGTCACGGGACCGGACGGGGCGCTGTGGGTCACCCTGGTCCACAGCGGAAGCATCGGGCGGCTTGTGCCCGGAGAGGAGCCTACGAGCCATCAACTCGATCCGGAATGTGGGCCGACGGCCATCACTGTCGGGCCGGACGGCGCCTTGTGGTTCACCGAGCACCGGACGCACCGCATCGGCCGGATCACGCTCGACGGCACCATCACGGAGTTCGCGTTGCCCACCGCCAAGTGCGGGCCGTTCGGGATCGCCACCGGGCCGGATGGAGCACTGTGGTTCACCGAGACCGCCGCCGACCGCATCGGCCGGATCACCCCCGACGGCCGTGTGGCCGAGTTCCCGCTGCCGGCCACCGGGGCCTTCCCCTCCGCGATCACCGCCGGCGCCGATGACGGGATGTGGTTCACCCTGAACCAAGCCAACGCGATCGGGCGGATCGGCATGGACGGAGCCGTCACCCTCCACGCCTTGCCGACCGAGTCCGCCGCCCCGGTAGGCATCGCAGCGGGACACGACGGGGCGCTCTGGTTCACCGAGATCGGCGCCGGGCAGATCGGGCGGATCACCCTCGACGGCCTGATCACCGAGTTCCCGCTGCCCGCCCGCACGTCCCGCCCGCATGCCATCACCCCTGGCAGCGATGGCAATCAGTGGTTCACCGAGTGGGCCGGCAACCGCGTCGGCTCCATCACTCCCGATGGCATGATCACCGTGCTCGACCTGCCGACCGCCGGTTCCGAGCCACACGGCATCACCCTGGGCCCGGACGGCGCCCTGTGGACGGCGCTGGAGATCGGCGCACTCGCCCGCATCAGCTCACCCCGGACTCCGGCGGCCCGCCGCGACCTCTCGGCGCGCCCCGCGTAA
- a CDS encoding YciI family protein, with the protein MKYALVIFETDESRHRIRADRDAHRGAYEAWIGQIAAAGKLISGDALETEHFTPVTVRKTADGAPMVTEGPVHAGEETLGGWFVVDVADREEAVELAKGLGTPETVEIWPLLETA; encoded by the coding sequence ATGAAATACGCACTCGTGATATTCGAGACGGATGAGTCGCGCCATCGGATCCGGGCCGATCGGGACGCCCACCGAGGAGCATACGAAGCCTGGATCGGCCAGATCGCAGCGGCGGGCAAACTGATCAGCGGCGATGCGCTCGAAACCGAGCACTTCACCCCGGTCACCGTACGCAAGACCGCCGATGGAGCGCCCATGGTGACCGAGGGACCCGTGCATGCCGGTGAAGAGACCCTCGGCGGCTGGTTCGTGGTCGATGTGGCCGACCGCGAGGAAGCCGTAGAACTGGCCAAGGGGCTCGGCACCCCCGAAACCGTCGAAATCTGGCCGCTGCTCGAAACCGCCTGA
- a CDS encoding ATP-binding protein, which produces MQGRGEERRHIERILADAHRGEGSAQLLHGEAGIGKTTLLEHAAAHAEGMRVLRVEGIESEMELAFGGLHQLFLPVLDLLDRLPGPQAGALRAVFGLSDEAVRDRLTLGLATLSLLSEAAAERPLLCLVDDLQWLDQPSVEALSFAARRLQTEGIAMLFATRDTSPAGGAKALPRLHITGIDRQSAAMLLPGLAPPVAERIIAQAQGNPLALQELAAALTPAQRAGQLGPLALPDTQSALPSRLQDAFAEQVRRLPEATQRMLTMAAADDTGDLSTVLGAAALLGGETKDLEPAERAGLLFVSAQRLRFRHPLIRFAAYQQAPLAWRLAVHQALVTVLDGSRHAHRRAWHLAAAATGPDEQIAAELERVAEWAGSRQAMASASAAYERAAHLTADAHRRARRLINAAQKASEAGQDERCRGLTDQVPVPLRDPGMAADFARVRSVVELGYGSPGQAARILTECADSVSADRPDKLAPLLTDAIHAAFCAGDAALMTEIGARTPHLPILAVPAQLLANDIPRARQTLDALMPAGRLTGNGLMNQLMTGIYCQLIAHHEAAHELATAAVTHCREQGIGGWLPTALHLRAQAELALGRHSDAQAHAAEALRLADYYELDHRAAHLRALSAVLAAVRGEEEPARELASSALAYTRPRNVGRGTADARWALGLLDLGLGRAQAALEHLEAARQAAGHPLLARHLLPDVIEAAVRAGHPERAKEPAEQLTTWAADLQQSHFAAQAHRCAALTSPDAQAEKHYVAALTLHASGGDFDRARTELLYGEWLRRSRRKLDARDHLRTAMKLFTKLDAQPWARRACTELQAAGETPDATEAAHSPIGRLSSQEREVVRLAATGATNREIATQLFLSPRTVGHHLYRAFPKLGISSRTELADLLAS; this is translated from the coding sequence ATGCAGGGGCGCGGAGAAGAACGGCGGCACATTGAACGGATACTCGCCGACGCCCACCGCGGAGAAGGCAGCGCCCAGCTACTGCACGGCGAAGCCGGCATCGGCAAGACCACCCTCCTTGAACACGCGGCCGCCCACGCAGAGGGCATGCGCGTGCTGCGGGTCGAGGGCATCGAGTCGGAGATGGAGCTCGCCTTCGGCGGGCTCCATCAGCTCTTCCTGCCGGTGCTGGATCTGCTCGACCGCCTACCAGGCCCCCAGGCCGGGGCCCTGCGGGCGGTCTTCGGTCTGAGCGACGAAGCCGTCCGGGACCGTCTCACGCTCGGGCTCGCCACGCTGTCGCTGCTCTCCGAGGCGGCCGCGGAAAGGCCCTTGCTGTGCCTGGTCGACGATCTGCAATGGCTCGACCAACCGTCCGTGGAAGCACTGTCCTTCGCCGCCCGCCGGCTGCAGACCGAAGGCATCGCCATGCTCTTCGCCACCCGTGACACCTCCCCGGCCGGCGGAGCCAAGGCACTTCCTCGCCTGCACATCACCGGCATCGACCGGCAATCGGCCGCCATGCTGCTGCCCGGACTTGCGCCCCCGGTCGCGGAGCGGATCATCGCCCAGGCGCAAGGCAACCCGCTGGCGCTGCAGGAGCTGGCCGCCGCACTGACCCCGGCGCAGCGGGCCGGACAGCTGGGGCCACTGGCACTGCCCGATACCCAGTCGGCGCTGCCCAGCCGGCTGCAGGACGCGTTCGCCGAGCAGGTACGCCGCCTCCCCGAGGCCACCCAGCGCATGCTCACGATGGCCGCCGCCGACGACACCGGGGACCTCTCCACGGTGCTGGGGGCCGCAGCCCTGCTCGGCGGGGAGACCAAGGATCTGGAGCCCGCCGAGCGCGCCGGGCTCCTCTTCGTCTCCGCGCAGAGGCTGCGTTTCCGGCACCCCCTCATCCGCTTCGCCGCCTACCAACAGGCCCCGCTCGCCTGGCGACTCGCGGTGCACCAGGCGCTGGTGACGGTCCTGGACGGTTCCCGGCACGCACACCGTCGCGCCTGGCACCTGGCAGCCGCAGCGACCGGACCGGACGAGCAGATCGCCGCGGAGCTGGAGCGAGTCGCCGAATGGGCAGGCAGCAGGCAGGCGATGGCATCCGCGTCCGCCGCGTACGAGCGAGCCGCCCACCTCACCGCCGACGCACACAGACGCGCCCGTCGGCTGATCAACGCCGCTCAGAAGGCGAGCGAGGCCGGTCAGGACGAACGATGCCGCGGGCTCACCGATCAGGTCCCGGTGCCGCTGCGGGACCCGGGCATGGCGGCGGACTTCGCCCGCGTACGCTCCGTGGTCGAACTGGGCTACGGCAGTCCCGGCCAGGCCGCCCGCATCCTGACCGAATGCGCGGACTCGGTCTCCGCCGACCGCCCCGACAAGCTCGCCCCACTGCTGACCGACGCCATCCATGCGGCCTTCTGCGCGGGCGACGCAGCCCTCATGACCGAGATCGGCGCCCGCACTCCCCACCTGCCCATCCTGGCCGTGCCCGCCCAGCTGCTCGCCAACGACATCCCCAGGGCACGCCAGACGCTGGACGCTCTCATGCCGGCCGGCCGACTCACCGGCAACGGGCTCATGAACCAGCTGATGACCGGCATCTACTGCCAACTGATCGCCCATCACGAAGCCGCGCACGAGCTGGCCACCGCCGCGGTCACCCACTGCCGCGAGCAGGGCATCGGCGGATGGCTGCCCACCGCACTGCACCTGCGCGCCCAGGCCGAACTGGCACTCGGTCGACATAGCGACGCACAAGCACACGCCGCCGAAGCACTCCGGCTGGCCGACTACTACGAACTGGACCACCGGGCCGCCCACCTGCGCGCCCTGTCGGCGGTGCTCGCCGCCGTCCGGGGAGAGGAGGAACCGGCCCGGGAACTGGCCTCCTCGGCACTGGCCTACACGCGCCCCCGCAATGTCGGACGGGGCACGGCGGACGCGCGGTGGGCGCTGGGACTGCTCGACCTCGGCCTCGGCCGCGCTCAGGCCGCACTGGAACACCTGGAAGCGGCCCGGCAGGCAGCGGGCCACCCCCTCCTGGCGCGACACCTGCTGCCCGATGTGATCGAGGCCGCCGTTCGCGCTGGCCACCCGGAGCGGGCGAAGGAACCCGCAGAACAGCTCACGACATGGGCGGCCGACCTCCAGCAGTCCCACTTCGCCGCACAAGCCCACCGCTGTGCGGCACTGACCAGCCCTGACGCGCAGGCCGAGAAGCACTACGTTGCCGCCCTGACCCTTCATGCCAGTGGTGGTGACTTCGACCGGGCCCGCACCGAACTGCTCTATGGCGAATGGCTACGCCGCTCGCGCCGCAAGCTCGACGCCCGTGACCACCTACGCACCGCAATGAAGCTCTTCACCAAGCTGGACGCACAGCCATGGGCCCGCCGGGCGTGCACAGAACTGCAGGCAGCCGGCGAGACCCCTGACGCGACCGAGGCCGCCCACTCACCCATCGGCCGCTTGAGCTCGCAGGAACGCGAAGTCGTTCGACTCGCGGCCACCGGGGCCACCAACCGCGAAATCGCCACGCAGCTGTTCCTGAGCCCCCGCACCGTCGGGCACCACCTCTACCGCGCGTTCCCCAAGCTCGGCATCAGCTCACGAACAGAGCTCGCCGACCTGCTCGCCTCCTGA
- a CDS encoding DUF1003 domain-containing protein encodes MTPHRGSPAGGPWPRPVIRLPHEQELFARGRGVQDHLADAITAFAGSMVFVYVHMVWFAGWIVINEGFFGQAAVFDPFPFGLLTMIVSLEAIFLSTFVMVSQNRQAARDTIRADLNFEASVRSEVWSTNLGRALGLDPEEIERQTQELISTSRARMNSEMGRPQP; translated from the coding sequence ATGACGCCCCATCGTGGCAGCCCGGCGGGCGGTCCTTGGCCTCGCCCCGTCATCCGCCTCCCACATGAGCAGGAACTCTTCGCCCGTGGGCGCGGTGTGCAGGACCACCTTGCGGACGCGATCACCGCTTTCGCGGGATCGATGGTCTTTGTGTATGTGCACATGGTGTGGTTCGCCGGCTGGATCGTGATCAACGAAGGGTTCTTCGGCCAGGCTGCTGTCTTCGACCCTTTTCCCTTCGGGCTGCTCACCATGATCGTCAGCCTTGAGGCGATCTTCCTGTCGACATTCGTCATGGTCAGTCAGAACCGTCAGGCCGCGCGCGACACGATTCGCGCCGATCTCAACTTCGAAGCCAGCGTGCGTTCGGAGGTCTGGTCGACGAACTTGGGGCGCGCCCTGGGCCTGGACCCGGAAGAGATCGAGCGGCAGACCCAGGAGCTCATCTCGACGAGCCGAGCCAGGATGAACAGCGAGATGGGACGCCCTCAGCCCTGA
- a CDS encoding winged helix-turn-helix transcriptional regulator → MVTKQLKGSANDEADVTRADSLAREIFSDIANKWALLIIEAVGDRTLRFTELRNEIEGISHKMLTQNLRLLERNGLVERTVHPTVPPRVEYALTEPGRALRATVDGMCDWTHRYLGAIETARERFDSA, encoded by the coding sequence ATGGTGACCAAGCAGCTCAAAGGCTCGGCCAACGACGAGGCGGATGTGACGCGGGCGGACTCCTTGGCGCGGGAGATCTTCTCGGACATCGCCAACAAGTGGGCGCTGCTGATCATCGAAGCGGTGGGCGACCGCACGCTGCGCTTCACCGAACTGCGCAACGAGATCGAGGGCATCAGCCACAAGATGCTCACCCAGAACCTGCGTCTGCTGGAACGCAACGGCTTGGTCGAACGGACCGTCCACCCGACCGTGCCGCCGCGCGTCGAGTACGCCCTCACGGAACCGGGCCGGGCCTTGCGCGCGACCGTCGACGGCATGTGCGACTGGACCCACCGCTACCTCGGCGCCATCGAGACGGCCCGCGAACGCTTCGACTCCGCCTGA
- a CDS encoding RidA family protein, with protein sequence MAITLVNPDGLPKIDVYRQVAVASGSKMVFVAGQVAWDADGVTIGEGDLAAQVEQCYLNVGTALAGAGGSFDDVAKLTVYVVDWTPDKMPLLQNGTSRAAARLGAAPVPPATLVGVAALDVPEHLVEIEATAILD encoded by the coding sequence ATGGCTATCACCCTGGTTAACCCCGATGGACTGCCCAAGATCGACGTCTACCGGCAGGTGGCGGTCGCATCCGGTTCGAAGATGGTCTTCGTCGCCGGGCAGGTCGCCTGGGACGCCGACGGAGTCACGATCGGCGAGGGAGATCTCGCCGCGCAGGTCGAGCAGTGCTACCTCAACGTCGGCACCGCCCTGGCCGGGGCCGGTGGCTCCTTCGACGACGTGGCGAAACTGACCGTCTACGTCGTCGACTGGACGCCCGACAAGATGCCCCTGCTCCAGAACGGGACCTCCCGGGCGGCCGCGAGGCTCGGAGCCGCCCCGGTGCCACCGGCCACGCTGGTGGGCGTAGCGGCACTGGACGTCCCCGAGCATCTGGTCGAGATCGAGGCCACCGCGATCCTCGACTGA
- a CDS encoding 4-oxalocrotonate tautomerase family protein has translation MPYANFKIPAGTLTQKQKAQIITRTTDLYVEIYGERARATTLVLVEEVPEGGWGIGGHVLTVAEIQQLSDN, from the coding sequence ATGCCATACGCGAACTTCAAGATCCCTGCGGGCACCCTCACCCAGAAGCAGAAGGCGCAGATCATCACTCGCACCACCGACCTGTACGTCGAGATCTACGGCGAACGCGCCCGCGCCACCACCCTGGTACTCGTCGAGGAAGTACCCGAGGGCGGCTGGGGCATCGGCGGCCATGTCCTGACCGTCGCCGAGATCCAGCAGTTGTCCGACAACTGA
- a CDS encoding DUF3592 domain-containing protein yields MTGETIGIGLCVLAGLLGLWAGVREARLQVRLSRYGVHAEGVVVDQEQSSSDEPLTPVIEFTDRQGRPVRFRPTAIGTGLGLNLGTHVPVVYLPEQPKSARVFTLKHRTSPVVGPFAGGVLFLGVAVCVVITR; encoded by the coding sequence ATGACGGGTGAGACGATCGGTATCGGGCTATGCGTGTTGGCCGGCCTGTTGGGTCTGTGGGCCGGTGTGCGGGAGGCACGGTTGCAGGTGCGGCTGAGCCGGTACGGGGTGCACGCCGAGGGGGTGGTGGTGGACCAGGAGCAGTCGTCATCGGACGAACCGTTGACGCCCGTCATCGAGTTCACCGACCGGCAGGGCCGACCCGTCAGGTTCCGGCCCACCGCGATAGGGACGGGGCTGGGGCTGAACCTCGGAACCCATGTGCCGGTCGTCTACCTGCCCGAACAGCCGAAGAGCGCAAGGGTGTTCACCCTGAAGCACCGCACATCTCCGGTCGTCGGCCCGTTCGCCGGAGGCGTGCTCTTCCTCGGCGTCGCGGTGTGCGTCGTGATCACCCGCTGA
- a CDS encoding SDR family oxidoreductase, with product MTAAPSDRGNPPRLDLAGQTVVVIGASAGIGLETARQVRAGGGRLILVGRSPERLERAARELHPVSTAAFDATDADRLQQFFQDLPGPVDHVMVTAGSPSYRPLSDMDLDAARREFGQRLTLTLGVALHSRDKVRPGGTLLFMSGTGGRRPGVGMTIVSALTAALSALTANLALELAPTRVNVIAAGFVDTPLSASLLGDQLEARRAELRDTLPIRRVVGPADVAALAVHLMCNDALTGGTYDIDGGQQLLPH from the coding sequence ATGACTGCAGCGCCCAGCGATCGCGGCAACCCGCCGCGCCTCGATCTCGCCGGTCAGACCGTCGTGGTGATCGGCGCCAGCGCGGGTATCGGCTTGGAAACCGCCCGCCAAGTGCGGGCAGGTGGCGGCAGGCTGATCCTGGTCGGCCGCAGTCCGGAACGGCTGGAACGGGCTGCGCGCGAACTTCATCCGGTCAGTACGGCGGCGTTCGATGCGACCGACGCCGACCGCCTCCAGCAGTTCTTCCAGGACCTTCCCGGGCCCGTCGACCATGTGATGGTGACGGCCGGCAGCCCTTCCTACCGGCCCTTGTCAGACATGGATCTCGACGCCGCCCGTCGGGAGTTCGGGCAGCGGCTCACCCTGACACTCGGCGTCGCCCTCCACAGCCGCGACAAGGTTCGCCCGGGAGGCACACTACTGTTCATGAGCGGCACGGGCGGCCGACGTCCCGGTGTCGGCATGACCATCGTGTCGGCTCTGACGGCCGCGCTGTCCGCCCTTACTGCCAATCTGGCGCTCGAACTGGCGCCGACCCGGGTGAATGTCATCGCTGCGGGCTTCGTCGACACGCCCCTGTCCGCCTCGCTGCTGGGCGATCAGCTGGAGGCCCGGCGCGCGGAGCTGCGCGACACGCTTCCCATCCGACGGGTGGTCGGGCCGGCCGACGTCGCCGCGCTGGCCGTCCACCTCATGTGCAACGACGCCCTCACCGGTGGCACATACGACATCGACGGCGGGCAGCAGCTCCTCCCGCACTGA
- a CDS encoding alpha/beta hydrolase gives MRVAFVHGACVRDGSWWWHRTAELLQERGVPSVAPALPSCGEAGLPGGVGGPGLPDDVDAVRQVLQAGDEPTIVVAHSYGGIVTAEAAAGIGSVRHLLLVSSYLPEVGQSLSEFGDGSPAPFLDVDPDAGTFGVRPELLVDTFLQDCDPEVQAQAAHHLARQSVQVTGQPVGAAAWQQVPSTYLICAQDRGTPPRLQREFARRADSVVELDAGHHPFLSRPAAVRDLLLSL, from the coding sequence ATGAGGGTCGCATTCGTGCATGGGGCGTGCGTGCGGGATGGGTCGTGGTGGTGGCACCGCACCGCCGAGCTGCTGCAGGAGCGGGGGGTGCCGAGCGTGGCCCCGGCGCTACCGAGTTGCGGCGAGGCGGGCCTGCCAGGCGGCGTCGGCGGTCCGGGGCTGCCCGATGATGTTGACGCGGTGCGGCAGGTGCTGCAGGCCGGCGACGAGCCGACCATCGTGGTCGCCCACAGCTACGGCGGAATCGTCACTGCGGAGGCTGCTGCGGGAATCGGGTCGGTGCGCCACCTGCTGCTGGTCTCCAGCTACCTGCCCGAGGTCGGGCAGAGCCTGTCGGAGTTCGGGGACGGCAGCCCCGCCCCGTTCCTCGACGTCGACCCCGACGCCGGCACCTTCGGGGTTCGCCCCGAGCTGCTCGTGGACACATTCCTGCAGGACTGCGACCCAGAGGTCCAGGCGCAGGCGGCGCACCACCTCGCCCGGCAGAGCGTGCAGGTGACCGGGCAGCCGGTCGGGGCGGCCGCATGGCAGCAAGTGCCCTCGACGTACCTCATCTGCGCCCAGGACCGGGGCACCCCGCCGCGCCTACAACGCGAGTTCGCCCGCCGAGCCGACAGCGTCGTCGAACTCGACGCCGGCCACCACCCCTTCCTGTCCCGACCCGCAGCGGTCCGGGACCTGCTGCTGAGCCTGTGA
- the istA gene encoding IS21 family transposase codes for MKNSEEIMEILEAYDLTGSYRAAAELAGCDHHTVARYVKMRAAGQQPDKRRHRARQIDDYLPKIEELVVRSQGKIRADVVHKRITAMGFTGGERTTRRTVAEAKAQFRAGRRRVYRPWVTEPGLWLQYDFGDGPVINGRKTTLFCAWLAWSRFRVVIPIWDKTLPTITACLDTTFRRIGGIPAYVLTDNEKTVTTDHVAGIAVRNPEIVEVARHYGTTIRTCLPADPETKGGSESTVKIAKADLVPKDVNLREQYKSFGDLEAACRQFCEEVNSRIHKATRRKSVERLAEEAHRLHPLPKSPFTAAFGTTRRVCWDATISVEAVRYSVPHELIDTRVWARFHGDELIVTAADETGSAREVARHQRGEPGSPVLDDAHYPPRENKESDRTPRATSAEEAAFLALGPGAASWLIEAAATGVRRIKAKMAEAVALAKLHSAAEVDRALGTAAVTGRFADKDLLSILDYQAVHGPTEPHRRSEDHSLQPGTGAWSTFGLSATSDLPEYDESDLA; via the coding sequence GTGAAGAACAGCGAGGAAATCATGGAGATCCTGGAGGCTTACGACCTCACGGGGAGTTACCGCGCCGCGGCCGAGCTGGCCGGGTGCGACCACCACACGGTGGCCCGATATGTGAAGATGCGGGCGGCTGGGCAGCAGCCGGACAAGCGCCGGCACCGGGCCCGGCAGATCGACGACTATCTGCCGAAGATCGAGGAACTGGTGGTTCGCTCGCAGGGCAAGATCCGCGCGGACGTGGTCCACAAGAGGATCACCGCGATGGGCTTCACCGGCGGGGAACGCACCACCCGCCGCACCGTCGCCGAGGCGAAAGCCCAGTTCAGGGCCGGTAGGCGGCGGGTCTATCGGCCGTGGGTGACCGAGCCGGGGCTCTGGCTCCAATACGATTTCGGCGACGGCCCGGTGATCAACGGACGCAAGACGACGCTGTTCTGCGCCTGGCTCGCGTGGTCGAGGTTCCGCGTCGTGATTCCGATCTGGGACAAGACGCTGCCGACGATCACCGCGTGTCTGGACACGACGTTCCGCCGGATCGGCGGCATCCCGGCCTACGTGCTCACCGACAACGAGAAGACCGTCACCACCGATCACGTCGCCGGGATCGCGGTCCGTAACCCGGAGATCGTCGAGGTCGCGAGGCACTACGGCACGACGATACGTACTTGCCTGCCCGCGGATCCGGAGACCAAGGGCGGCTCGGAGTCCACGGTGAAGATCGCGAAGGCCGATCTCGTGCCGAAGGACGTGAATCTGCGCGAGCAGTACAAGAGCTTCGGTGACCTGGAGGCGGCTTGCCGGCAGTTCTGCGAGGAGGTCAACTCCCGTATTCACAAGGCGACTCGACGCAAGTCCGTCGAGCGGCTCGCGGAGGAAGCCCACCGGCTGCACCCGCTGCCGAAGAGTCCGTTCACCGCGGCATTCGGCACCACCCGCCGGGTCTGCTGGGACGCGACGATCTCGGTCGAGGCGGTCCGCTACTCGGTCCCGCACGAACTGATCGACACCCGGGTCTGGGCCCGCTTCCACGGCGACGAGCTGATCGTCACCGCCGCCGACGAGACCGGCTCGGCCCGTGAGGTCGCCCGCCACCAGCGGGGCGAGCCCGGCAGCCCTGTCTTGGACGACGCCCACTACCCGCCCCGCGAAAACAAGGAATCCGACCGCACCCCGCGGGCCACGAGCGCGGAGGAGGCCGCGTTCCTCGCCCTCGGCCCCGGGGCGGCGTCCTGGCTGATCGAAGCAGCCGCGACCGGCGTCCGCCGGATCAAGGCGAAGATGGCCGAGGCCGTCGCCCTGGCGAAACTCCACTCCGCGGCGGAAGTCGACCGCGCGCTCGGCACTGCCGCGGTCACCGGACGGTTCGCCGACAAGGACCTGCTGTCCATCCTCGACTACCAGGCCGTCCACGGCCCCACCGAGCCGCACCGCCGCAGCGAGGACCACTCCCTGCAGCCCGGCACCGGCGCCTGGTCCACGTTCGGCCTGTCCGCCACTTCTGATCTTCCCGAGTACGACGAAAGCGATCTCGCCTGA
- the istB gene encoding IS21-like element helper ATPase IstB — translation MATPLRTVPGTNGDPLAEAIELTRRLKLPHIRRSLTDIIPTAKAQRWDPAEVVRVLLAEEAAGRDRANLHTRRKRAGFPTGKTFGDWDEGKSSIPRATQDALKTLEWVGRRESFCICGPSGTGKSHFTEALGQTAVEAGLAVSWFTIEDLGSLVRRHRADDSIARALARIIRSDLIIVDDIGLLPVSEDAAEGFYRLVDAAYERRSIAVSSNLHPSGFDEIMPKTLATATVDRLLHHAHVVVTQGDSFRLTEATTGKGVKPFS, via the coding sequence ATGGCCACCCCTCTTCGCACCGTTCCCGGCACCAACGGCGACCCCCTCGCCGAGGCCATCGAGCTCACCAGGCGGCTCAAACTCCCGCACATCCGCCGGTCGTTGACCGACATCATCCCCACCGCGAAGGCCCAGAGGTGGGACCCGGCCGAGGTCGTCCGCGTCCTTCTCGCCGAGGAGGCCGCCGGACGAGACCGCGCCAACCTGCACACCCGCCGCAAGCGGGCCGGCTTCCCCACCGGCAAGACCTTCGGCGACTGGGACGAGGGCAAGTCCTCGATCCCCAGGGCGACCCAGGACGCGCTCAAGACCCTCGAATGGGTCGGCCGCCGGGAGTCGTTTTGTATTTGTGGACCAAGCGGCACGGGCAAGAGCCACTTCACCGAGGCTCTTGGGCAGACCGCGGTCGAGGCCGGCCTGGCCGTCTCATGGTTCACGATCGAGGACCTCGGCTCGCTGGTCCGCCGTCACCGCGCGGACGACTCGATAGCAAGGGCCCTGGCACGGATCATCCGTTCGGATTTGATCATCGTGGACGACATCGGGCTCCTGCCCGTCTCCGAGGACGCCGCCGAGGGCTTCTACCGACTGGTCGATGCCGCATATGAGCGACGCTCGATCGCGGTGTCAAGCAACCTTCATCCGTCTGGCTTCGACGAGATCATGCCCAAGACCTTGGCCACAGCGACTGTCGATCGTCTTCTGCACCACGCTCATGTCGTGGTCACGCAGGGTGATTCGTTCCGGCTTACCGAGGCCACCACCGGGAAGGGAGTGAAGCCCTTCAGCTGA